The following is a genomic window from Oryzias latipes chromosome 12, ASM223467v1.
ttttgtgttcaacttagaaagtcttgtgtgcaacatggtggcagaaatatcactccataacTAATTGGCCCgcacacattttcacctcacaAAATCGGTaccttttttacaaaaagtttggacacctaTGCTTTACATCATGAGAGtttggtgatatttttgttgctCTAAACCTCCCTTATGCTAAAAATGTGGTTACTTAGTTACTAGTATTTTAGTGAACTTAAAGGTGATTTTTCTTGTGCCAAAGCCTCGCTTCCTGATCAAACCCTACAACCCTGCAATCACTAAAGAGGCACTAATCCTGTTCTTCAGGAAATGGAGTAAAAAGACCCCATAAAGGTattaaagataaattaaaaagctgttttttctatataaataaaccaaaaagacagacaaaaaggaagtttatttagtttttttggcaGAGGTTTGATTGTTGCTCTGCATGAAAACAAGCATTCAGGGAGATGGGACACTTTCAAAAGCTGCAAAGTGGTACATCTAACTCTGCAGTTAGCCCCCTTCTTTTGAACTGAAAGTAAAGCATGTTGTCCTCATTCAAAAAGCCTGGCGGATAATACCTGAAGCTACCACAAGATGGCTTTTATTAAAACTGCAGAAgacaacacagaaaaacagaggtCAGAAGCACAAAACATGCACATACAGCAAATTCATGCTAAAAAGATGCTGCGAAAGGAGAGGCTGGTGTGAAGGAAATAACAACATTTGTcttcttcattttaaatgaaaaaataaaatgattgataTGATTACTTGGAGGTTGACATGTTGAAAAATCAAATGTATCACATTTATGAACTGATCACTACTAGAAGGAAGCATATCGAGGATCTTGAgtgcttttatttcatatttttttctggtgAAACTCTAAGATGAgcttcttttaaaatgtcatcTCACAGAATTGGCACAAACTCTTGCAggacaagaacattttaaggaAAATTGCTTAACTTATAATGagagtttgttctttttctgaatTAAATAAGAGATGTGGGCCGGTGCATGGAGATATACAACATTTAAATCTCATTTGTAAGCCTATGTGGATCAATGGATAGAGTTTACTAAGTGTGTTACTAGTCTCAAAGTGCTGTTATCTGCTTTGCTATTGTTAAAAactttaatgatttattttttaggaaattgcttttaatttgacaaaGTGCTTCAGAAAACGAGGATAACAGTTTCTGAGAAGCAGATGATTGTCGGTTTTTGTGCTTAACTCAGTGGTGGAGCTCAGTTTCCAAAGTGTATTTGCATGCTCTTGTTTCTGAACAGTCCTCTCTCAGTTGTCAGTGCCCCGTACGGGTTGGAGCTCCCCCCTTTATGTTCTTGATGGTTTGAGCCAACAGTCCCAGCTGCGCTGCATCCAACTGCAGCCACTGCGATGGCCTGTGAACATTGGTAGATATGGTGCATTTTAGCATTAACAAGAATCTAGACTTTAAAAGgtagaaaaatgcattttgttatGTTGCCCAGTATTTCTTACCTTCTGCTTTGTGCTCTTCCAAAAGTATTTGATGCTCCAAAGAGTTTTGACCAGCGTCTTCCTCCTTGAGCAGGATCGTCTTTATGGTCTGAGGCTGATGCATTCTGGTTgtctttttcttccattttctcttCCTTTGTACACTTCATATTGATTTGATGGCGGTGATTTTCCCTTATATTCTGTTTCTTTACAACGCCATCCTCAAGATCGGACTCTTTTGGCCAGTACTCTGGTATGGAATCCAACACCAAACTCTTGCTGGTCCCTCTTATGTTCTGACTACTGCAGACAGTTTGACTTGTCTGGTGTGGGATCGTGGTCCGGTGACTTTTAAAGCTGCCGTCGAACATTCTGTTGGTTTGTAATTTTGGCCAGCTGGTGACCAGCAGTGCTGAGCAGGGCCGGAGCGGGGAATGAGTCTCCGAACAGAGCGACCGGTGTTGAAACAAGCGATGCTCCACCAGTAAGTTCAAGTCAAAGGGCAGCACAGAGAGAggctgcagcaggagcagcagctcctgGAACATGGGCTGACACCGGCCCAGGGTCATGGACAAGAACCCCCAAGAGTGGTAATATGCAGGCAGCAAATCTGTGGAACCAAAGTCACAGTTTCAAATATATAATGATAACTaacaaaatgtgttcttttaacAAGTTAAAATATACATGCTAAATACTTCTAAGGAGCTTTACATTTTCAGTGcagattaccttttttttataatgtcactttgaaacattttttttgcactccagtcaatgaaaacaaaggaatgaaTACAACTTCCTTCACCAGCTTTCCTCTCATTTAGTCATGGGACAGACTCCTCAGTGATGGGGGTGTAAAATATTGAGTTTTAGCTGAATGTAACTGCCCAGAAGCAAAGCTTATTAAAaatagctgtttttctttttagattgaTACGTAAAAGAGCAAGATAATATTAGAAAtataatgaaacaaacaaaaaaacaaaacagataatgTTAGATAattgattctgtttttctttttttagtaggTCTATCTAATAATAGGCTAAACAATATTAATAATTGACTCTAATTTTCCACCAGATGATTCCTGTTGGAACATTTTTTGTCACGGGCAATGAGTATTACTAAAACATTTACCTTATTTAAAAAGATGTCATGAAATAGAAGTGTAAAATAAGCATTAGTTCATTATCACAAACAACTATTGGCtcctttaattttaatttaaatcaagTGTTACACTTTGTCCATATATAAATTTTACTATACAACTTGAACTCGGCACAGACTTTCAAGTACATTTTGAAGCCTGCGCCTTCACACACAACACTAAGCTGAACCATTCCTCCATAGGTttatctatttttctttttactcaccTTTCTGACTCTGTAGATGACTGAGCCAGAACTCAAGAGCCCTCAAGCTGCAAGAGACAAAAAACATCTAGTAAAATCAGTGGAACGGTGCTTAAGTTTATGATCTTATTTGTAAACACATTTAATTCCTACTTTAACAGGCCCATGATGAATGCTCTCAGTCTCATACAGTGGCTGGTGAGCAAGGAACACTGCTTGATCTTGCAGACCAGGCTGTGGAGGACCCTGGTGGATGGACCTGCAGCACAATAACAGATGAACAAGGCTTCAACGTGAGACCATGCCACCTGCATGTGGCGCCGGCTGAACACTTACCAATCCGAGTAGAGACCTCCACCACATTCCAGGAATGATTGCGGCGCTGTCCAATAATGAAATCCAGTTTGTGGTTCCTCAGACCATCATTTAAAAGATTCTGGATTGCAGGACACAAGTGTTCCAGGACCAAAGCAGAAATAGTGGGGCTGTAGGAGCTGTTACCCAGACgcatctgtgaaagaaggagtGTGCTGTGAGGAATGCTGTTACAAGAACATTCTCTGCTTTTAGTAAAACTTTGTTAGATCAATCATACATGCCTTCTCATCAGGATCCCTGCTGATGCTGAAATGGGCCATGATTAAATCCACTGCGCTGCTCACAGCCACCAGCAAACCTGAAGACAGTGGGACAAATCTGTGCGTgagattttttaaacattcatttaaagtcatttttgacATTCAAAGAcatgttggagtttttttttctgactggaATTTTTGTTATTTCAAGTCTGTTTAGAAACCAGGTTAAAGCTATTGCAGTGGAATCTCACAGATAGGATCCATtgcctccttttttttacagtcagcATGCAGCTGGAATGCAAATCTGACTGATAACAGAAGATAAAAGCGTTGGTGCTTTCATTTGGGTGGGAAATCTCCCtagctttcttttcttttatctctGTCGCCAGCTCATCCAGAGAAGTCTCAGCAAATGTCACAGTAAATGCTTAATGCATGTTGATGCTGCCTACAGTAGCACAGCACAGAcactttgctgctgctgctgctgctgctgctgctgcaaatgGCACCATCTCTGCTTCCATCCAGTAAAAGAGCCACACTTAAGAAACTCATTTAACAACAAGAAACCCAAATGGTGGCAGTGAAACTAAATGACAGTTCATTAGCCCCACTGCATCAGTCTCCTCGCTGTAGCCTGGAGCGTGCAGATTCATAGGTTACAGAAGAGAGCGTTCCACCAATCCGGTGCAGGGAGAGTTAAAAATAGGTCATGTTTGATGGGAAGCCCCTGCAGGGTACTGCTGCAGCACTGTGTGCTTTCAGAGCCACTCTCTGTGGCTCATCACAGGCAGGCCCATCTAAACAAGCTGGCATCTGACCAGTACTCCCATTCCAGCTTTTTGTACAACAAAGGATTTGTGAGATTTAGTCATGCCTTAACCCTCACCTCTCCTCTGAAGATGGCTGATGGACATGGAGTCGTAGGTAGAATCAGATGAGAAGCAGAGCTCCGAGGGGCATCTTCTCTGCTGTCTCTGATCTGACCCTGTATTGAGTTCAGAGGAGTCTTCAAACTGCTGGAAAAGCAGGCTAGAAGGAGCcaaagagaggagagagcgcaaAGAAGAAAGAGAAGCCACTGAGACATTCGGAGGAGCAGCTGGATGCTGTGGGTGCTGAAGAGGGGCCATGGGGGGTGATAGGAAACCCTGCACGTTTGGCTGATATGGGTCAGTTGTCAGATATAATGTGGGTGGTgtgtgtgatgatgatgaataGTTGGATGAGTTAGTTGGATCAGAACCAGTGCAGCTCTTAATCGAGGTGAGGTCGATCAGGTCTTGGTAGGTGGGGATCTTTACAAGGTTGGATGGACATGAAGCAGAGTTTATAGGAGTGTTAGTCTCGGTTTTACTTCTGTTCTCCTGAACCTGATTTGTTTGGGGTTTGATGATGACCTGATATGAATCCAGGCTGCTTTTTGGAAGTTTATTTGTTGGGATGCCCACATGTTTgtctgtgaagcactttgggctTGGGGTGCAGGTGGAGCAGGTATCAGAGCTGGAAGGAGCCTCCAGAAAGATGGAGCAGCGGATCTGTGTTGGGGATAACTGATGATTGGGTAAACACTGACTTCTTTCGTCTGTAAATTTTTGGAAGTTCTGGGATTTTCTAGGCTTGCTGGCCTTCTGGTTCATGTACTGCTCCAGAAGACATCCCAGATGAACCTCTGATTGTGGCTGTCCTGCAGGAAGCAGAATGAAGGGCTGGATAGGCAGTGAGGTTGGCCTCTGgggttttttgctgttttcagtgTTATCTCCCACTGAACACTTCcctaaatataaaaagaaatactgttgtaatcagtaaaaaaacaaaaaaaacaaacattgcctCAACTTTTTAGAGCAATCAAATAATTAAAGTCATTTACCTTTTTCAGTAACATCAGCATTCATTTGCTGATGCTTCATAGATGGTTGGGTGCTTTCCTCTTCTGGAGCTTTGCATTTACCTCCATGCAGGTTACACCGGCCGAGGCACAGTGACGAAGAAGGCATGTGAGAGTGGTTCTGGAGGCCATCTGACCTTGACCTGCACAAGCTTCTGTCAGTGGAGGTGCCGGCAACCTGATGATCACAGGCCTGAAGATGATAAGAACCCAACTTCAGCCTCAACTCTGTAGGGGAAAGTCTTTCTTCCTTTTGACAATCCTCCGACTCCTAAAAAAAGggacattaaaaacaaagcaggactTCTTAGattccaaaaaaacaattgtcCACTGactgttcatttgtgtttgtatgtaaataatcagtaaaataaatctgtattttagcAGATCTTTGGTAGAAGTGTTATAATTTTGAATTGGAAAGAGGTTGACCATCAGGTCTGCACAAAGATCTTGATGGCAAAAGGAATTTaaatcaaacagaaatgcatttaatttgcatttgaggaaaaaaaactgtttaataaaaatgcaaatatatgGATGCCGACAGAGGAGTTATAAAAGACTCTTCaggtcatttaaaaacatagaTCGCATGTGTACAGGTAGTTTGACTGCTAACAATTTGTTAGCAGCATGCTATGTTACATGTTATCAttgaaaactacaaaaaaaatctaaatataacCTGGTGCTCTataagctgttttttaaaagcattaaatcAAGGCATCCTTTCAGCAGTTGCTCCGttaaaatttaaatgatttaatgaaATTGTCAAATATGTTTTACTGTAGTGTCAAACAACTGAAACATACTCAAATATGACACTCTTGGTCAGCTGCCTAAAACAGAACCAGAtgaccaaaaataaattaaaatgagcaATTTAACACAAACTATAGATTAATGGTGGCTTGATAATGTCCAGTGCAAGTGCATATGGTACATTCTTCATATGGTACAGTCTGCTATCACACAGCACTGTAGAGATCATTCCTCTAAGGAATGTTTTATATTATCAACACCTCTTTGATTGGAGGTGGTATTGCCATAAATGAAAAATTATCAACCAGATTTATGTCTGTAGTTCTCTGACTGTTATACTCTAAAGGTAGATGATTAAAGTCCCATTTACTTAAGCATGTGTGCATCTAAAAATTATTATTCTGCTTATAAGTGCTAATAAAAGTTGTGAACAAGtggatgtttatttttgttcaaatattcaagtcataattttaaagaaagaataaaataaaaaaataaagtacttaactttttctttttactcataCCACAGACTGTTGATTTTTTCCTTAGTATTCATCTTTACTACCACTCTTGagtacattttgttttacactGTGAGTGAACCACTCAAGGATTCGTTTGCAAGGGAATCAAAGTCTATTTTTAGGCAGACCAGAGTTTGTCTGTTTGGTTTGCACCAAAAATTCTACACTTCATTGTAGTTTGGCAAAGGTTTTTCCATTTCTAACTTACCTTCTTGTCTTTGTTGTGCTGATCTTTGAAATGATCAGGAGGGCTAGGGAAggggctgttttgaccctgccccTCAGGGCAGCTGGTGAGGCTAGACCAGGCTGGGCTGGGAGACTGAGACGAGAGGTCACAAGTAACAAGCTTGTAGTACTTTAGGTTTGTTTCCACCGCTATCGTGGCTTGACTTTGAAGACAAATGGCCAGGTCCGTCACCTCCAGAGAGGAGAGGCCCGGGGGGTCCGGCTCCTGCGGGAAAAGGTTGCAGTTTGAGTCAACCCCTTGAGGAGAGCGTTTGGACCTGTGAACCTCATCTGTGGGAGGAGAGCGATCCCTCATGTGTTTGTGCTGTCCCTGCTCAGTTGGACTGTGGGAAACGTCCTGTAGACTCAGAAGCACAGATCCGTCAGATGTTTGAACTGCAGGGCTGCCAAGATCTTGAGGTGTTGCAGGATTGTTGCTCCTGTTATACATTGCACAAAAGTTTACCAAGACGCCATCTGAGCTGGTGCAGGAAGAGTCTGTGTGGCAGTTGGACAGCCGCTCTGGAGAACATTTGTCTTGGATGCCACAGCACATGTTATCCTGTGACATCACTGAGGTGTCAGTTCTTCTCATGTGGAAGCATTGACATTCAGCCAACAGTGGGTCCATCTGTTTAGGGTGGTTAGAAAGCCAATGCTGGTCGCCTCCCATACCCAGCATTGTCCCTTCATTATTCCATTCACCTTCCAGGTCCCCCTGAGACAATGCGTAATTCATTGCACCATTACTAAGAAGCCAATTGGAATTACCATGCAAGGCAAAAGATGAGTCTTCATAGTATCTGTGGAGATTATCtccatcctcatcatcctcatcatgtTCTGTACTGGGGAGGAAAGAGTTGTGTGACCGCAGGTGACCCCCAGCTACACAGCTTTCCTTCTTCAGATGGGAACTCGCTTCTTCCGGCGAGGATGCGGAATCGCACCTGCCACTGCTGTCGctggtcccctcctcctctgcaCGATCCTCAGTGAGACTTCCATAACTGTTGGAGAAGTTCCTTTTCCCGCCTCTGAAAGCATGCTCTCTGTTGATCGTGTCCTGCTCGGGCAGAGACGCCGCTCGAGCCAGGCCAGCTGAGCACACGCGGCCGGGCCTTCTGGCTGAGCTGCGTACAGCTGGGGTGGGAAGCTGCCAAGGGGGAAGCTGCCCCACAGGAAAGTGGCACGCTATCATTGTGTTCCCCGGGAGACTGGATGCTCCAATCATGCTGCTGGATGAGACTGGATCATGGAGGCTGTCCCCACACTGTTCCTACAACTGGTGAAAACACAAATGATTAGATTTAGGGGGAATataagaaaaaactaaatacaaATTCAAACAGTTTGCATGCATTTTTCACATGTTAGTGTGTTATTGGTATTTGCATAAAGTTCTAAGTttgacctcttttttttatattttgttttgtagccACAGGCatcaattaaaaatgcaaaaaacacacTTGGAAAAGGGTTGTTTTCAATCTGTTGATGTAAATCACTAAGTCTTGTTAGATgatttatttctcattttaaaaaaaaagttcttagcatgagaaggagaaagaaaaaaagtctcacTGAGATTTCTACCTTCACTTTATACACTACTGGACCTCAGAGCCAGTCTTCCTTGTCTGCTTCTAGATCTCAGCAGAACCAAGACTACATAGTTTAGTCGACaaacccctcccctctctcctcGAGCCAACCGAGATCTCTCACAGCTACCTAGTCGTTCTGTAACTAGGGCAGCTGCACTGCAGAGGATGCACCACTGACACAGCGAAAAGTAAATAGGCTTCAACATTAGTCTAACAATTTCTCTTCAACAATCAGccaagcacaaaaaaaatgtttgtgatggagaaaaatctaaaactttGGATCTTTTACCCTCAAACTGCTTTTAGGGATTTATTATGTACAAGCACTTTGATCTCATGCAGCatcattattcatttattatccaGTGTTCATGCGTTTTTAGGACAGCTGAATATAATAACGTTACTTATAATTTTGGCTTTACAGCTGCAAGGTTCCTGGTTAAAACCTCACCTTCACATCCCTCCTCTGCTTGTGTTTTCTTCAGAGGAACTCCGGACTCATTTGCACAATctcaaaaagtgttttaagatGAACTGATATTGACTGTGGGAGTGAATCTGAGCGAGGATAGTTCTCAGTCCTTTGGCAGCAACATTGACCAGGTCATGTTTGCCAATAAGAACTTATAATAAAGCACTTTTTACTGGACAAATAAAGCTATACTACATTTGGAAATGTGCAAACAAAGTTTGAAATTCATACAGCAGTGAAGATCTATATagcaacaaatacaaaaacaaaacacactcagAGCAGAGAAAAATTGACTACaagatgtttttgctttgatagGCTTGATTAATCCACAAATCCTTGTGAAAAATGAGGTGTAAAGGGTCAGACTCTGTAGATTCCTCATGGCTTGCAGGCAGATAATACTCATAGTTCTGCTATGATCGGGACAGACTACGTTGTCGACTTTACTCTGTGGTGCATTACAAACCAAAACACTCCTCCAAGTAAATATGAAAGGAATACTTATTTGAATATTGTCTCCTTTGTCCTGCATTTGAAATTGTACCAGACATAAACCCAACTAATCGGGTAAATCAGCCTTCTCCAGACGGTTACTTCAAAGCAGATCCAACTTGTTTTTCTGGGAGTCCATTATCGTACAGAGACGTGGTTAGGATTAATTTGATCTCTTCGAATGTCAGTTCATGTCAGACTTCAAAACCAAAGACGGACTGTGTGGTTCAAATGAGAACAGAGTCTTCGACTGAGGCCACTGCAATCATGGTTCTGCTTGTTAGTTGATGTTCTTCAAGGAAATCACTATAAAGGACTGggttaagaaaaaacacaatagtCAATGCAAAAGATACACTTATCAAACCTCTATTTAAGTTGCCTTTAAAGGTAATTCTTGTTGGCTTTTTTTTACAAggaaaaagcagattttctgtTTAGTGTAAGAATTTCTAAAAATTTCGCATTTTTGCAGTGATTTGCAGCCCGTTCGTTCCAGCTATCATCTCAAATAAGGCTCCCCTTTGGAGTTAACGTTTTATCTTCAGGCTTCTGTATATCCCCCTTTTTGCGTGAAGCCCGTGCGATTTTCTCAGGATAAATGCATATTTAAAGTCGCTGAAGGAAGTCACTTCAACATTTAAGtaaaggatcaaaaatacaaTTCCATATTTTACAGAATCTCTTGGGAGAACCACGCTGAGAACAGCCAGTCTGAGATCATTCATTTTCCCATGCAAACCTTTATCTTACAATAACACATgcataacattttaaatgtaaagggGAAATAAAAACCCCTGATGATTTTCTCTCTTACCGGATCTGTGTTGTCTCCCCCCTTCACACACAAGTGTGAGTGCATTTCACAGCATCCTTCCCCACGCCGCTTCAGCACCGCTCAGGCTGCAGGAGCCGTTACGGCACAACGGCTTCAGCCAATGAGAGAGCAGAGAGCGCTCTGCAACTCATCCAAGACACCAGTTAGAGAGCGACAGGGGCCTGAAAATAGGTCTCCATTAATTTACTGAAAACATTAAAACGAGTTAACTGAAGTGATTTATGGAGCTATTTCAGTGCCATGAAAAGACAGCCATTTATTAAATCTACAATGTTTATTACTCACAATATTATAATATGTATTTTAAACATATTATCCtataacattttctttactCCTAAGTTGACATTATGGTTTTAATTTACTCACAGGTAACCCTTTAATGTTTACATAGAAAGATGGGTGAGTACTACTAGAGTATTTTAAGAATATTGAAAATCTGTTCCAATTATATTCCTTTGTTGCAAAACCAACCATGGTCTATCAATCCGGGTCAAAACGATTTCAAAAATGGGGATTTTAGTCATAACATCTACTAAATTGATTATGTTATTTACATAATTCTTTTTTGTAAGTATTTCTACCGCAAATTTAAGGTAGTTTTTAAGTAGTTATTATGAATGTCTGAAGGTcatgcttttaacttgaaatgtGTATATCTGGAAGGACAAGACGAAGCATTACAGCTGGaaattaatgtgtttttttaaggtttattcTTATACAAGTAGaaagtttttttgtctgaaccatttcatgcaattaagccttaaactgttttttattttgtgtccaAAAACACTATCAAAAAAAGTCCATGTTGAATGCAGTGTACACAACAAATCGATGTAGacttataaatataaattattgCTGTGAAATATATCAGTTCCATTCTTTCCTCCATTAGTAACCAAGGACTaccagaaatgcaaatttgtctTCTGCAGAGGACCTGAGTATCTAGCTGCAGACTACTAAATGAACTCCTTTTGATATCTACAGAGGACAATTGGGACTTTTATATAATGCCAAATGTGAAGGGATGGGACTCTGGGAATTGTACTTCTAGATGTTAAAATGTTTCTGACTAGacaacactttctttttttagtagTCAGGGACTTAAATCTATGTAAAAACTGTCATACTAATCTGACCAAGGTCGCCCTCTAGGGGTCAACACCAGAATCACTTCTCCTGTGTGTTCATCACACTCCGATCGCTGGATTTGAaggtttttaaagcagatttttgGTATTCTATTAAaaatttgaccaaaaatgttacatttcttTCATAGCAGCTGTGGTCCcccggttgacctctgatcgcaGGTTCGGTTCCTCTCTCACTCATCCATGCTTCGAAGTGTTTTGGGGCAAGACATTGTCTCCaaaattgctcctggtggttataggttggcgccagtgtttcgGCAGatgagctgccaccagtgtgtgactgtgtgcgtaggagtgggactgtgactgtaaagcgctttgggccttttaaGAGGGTAGTAAAGCACTAAGTATTATCATGTGTAACGGTATGAATATGATcataatgaaagaaaaggtaTACAATcccattccaataaaaaaaaaaaaaaagaattttaaaaagtaaacctgaaagaaatgaaaacaatgtcCATCTCTCAGCTGTCAGTTTAAGATATGGGGCATGCTACTGTGAACCAGCTCAGCAGGTTAAGGAAAAAGATGCCCCCCGAGGACCCCCGGCCCTCTTCGTGGTCCATCTGCATGCTATACAAAGATGCGCCGGCGCAGGTCATCTAAGGCGCTCGGCTGCATTGACCTCAGTAACCTctcgagatgtgtgtgtgtatcctgtgttgctgtttgtctgaccttcttcatcgagatgtactggaactgagtttctccttgttgggattaataaagttttcatgCATATCTTTATATTTCTCTACCTCCCTGTTGAGCTAATTCACTTATTTTTCCTCAGATGCTGACATTAAAAACTTCCTTGTAATATTTAATATGTGTTCCCTTAAAGCTGCTTTCAGAGTAAGCTGACTCCATGTAAGAAAAGATTTAAGCGTTTAAAACAAGTTGATctaaacaaagcagaaaataattACTGGTACATTATTTCACCACATTcacagtaaaaaatatatatattgggaaacgctaaaataaaaaaaggaattttgaaCATATTTCCcattaaaagacaaagaagatattttttaaaaagtggtttgtatatttaaataataacatttgtttacagtatatacaaataaatacacggtaacaagaaaaaacaagaaaattcaGTGCACCTCAAAAAAGAGCGggaatatttatattttcttatgaaaaatacaaacagatgACAAGTGGAACAGGTGTAAAAGCGTTTTGGTACTCAACCAAGGTTGAAAAGTgctgtataagtatacgccatttatcaTAACACAATTTCtgagcaacaatttaaaaaaatgatgtcacTCATGATCATTTATCCAGTAGTGTGAAGCTTTGGTCCATAATGTAGATGTTTGTGAGTCCCCCCTTCTGCTATCACAGTGTCAGAAGGAGCAGATATTTTTCCTGTGAAGATAAGAGGCATCTTAAGTGTAGTGTCAGGACTGACTTTGACCAACACCATGCAAAATCCACGTGAACACGCCGTTACACATCATAAATAACAGTTTTAAACCACAACtactcatatttttttttgttaaagttcatTTATCTGGTAAATGTCCCAGAATCCTTTGTGGTTCTCtaaaaaatgagtcaaaacTTTAAAGAGTAAGtttgaaatgtgattttttttaagtacctGCAGTACTTGGTGCCACACTCTGAAGCATCTCTGCAGCTGGCTCCAACAGGCTTCAGACTGTTCCAGCGCCACAGCAGCGATCGCTTGGTCCTCAGGATCAGACCGCTCCACTCATCAGGAAGAGGTAATGCGTTGACCTTAAAAGACAAATATTGGATTTGAGAAGTCCAAGAAATAAAGGGTTTCTCCGTTCCTGTCGACCAAttataaaaaggaaagaatcaatgattacaaagaaagaaaag
Proteins encoded in this region:
- the LOC105355280 gene encoding iporin isoform X1, giving the protein MIGASSLPGNTMIACHFPVGQLPPWQLPTPAVRSSARRPGRVCSAGLARAASLPEQDTINREHAFRGGKRNFSNSYGSLTEDRAEEEGTSDSSGRCDSASSPEEASSHLKKESCVAGGHLRSHNSFLPSTEHDEDDEDGDNLHRYYEDSSFALHGNSNWLLSNGAMNYALSQGDLEGEWNNEGTMLGMGGDQHWLSNHPKQMDPLLAECQCFHMRRTDTSVMSQDNMCCGIQDKCSPERLSNCHTDSSCTSSDGVLVNFCAMYNRSNNPATPQDLGSPAVQTSDGSVLLSLQDVSHSPTEQGQHKHMRDRSPPTDEVHRSKRSPQGVDSNCNLFPQEPDPPGLSSLEVTDLAICLQSQATIAVETNLKYYKLVTCDLSSQSPSPAWSSLTSCPEGQGQNSPFPSPPDHFKDQHNKDKKESEDCQKEERLSPTELRLKLGSYHLQACDHQVAGTSTDRSLCRSRSDGLQNHSHMPSSSLCLGRCNLHGGKCKAPEEESTQPSMKHQQMNADVTEKGKCSVGDNTENSKKPQRPTSLPIQPFILLPAGQPQSEVHLGCLLEQYMNQKASKPRKSQNFQKFTDERSQCLPNHQLSPTQIRCSIFLEAPSSSDTCSTCTPSPKCFTDKHVGIPTNKLPKSSLDSYQVIIKPQTNQVQENRSKTETNTPINSASCPSNLVKIPTYQDLIDLTSIKSCTGSDPTNSSNYSSSSHTPPTLYLTTDPYQPNVQGFLSPPMAPLQHPQHPAAPPNVSVASLSSLRSLLSLAPSSLLFQQFEDSSELNTGSDQRQQRRCPSELCFSSDSTYDSMSISHLQRRGLLVAVSSAVDLIMAHFSISRDPDEKMRLGNSSYSPTISALVLEHLCPAIQNLLNDGLRNHKLDFIIGQRRNHSWNVVEVSTRIGPSTRVLHSLVCKIKQCSLLTSHCMRLRAFIMGLLNLRALEFWLSHLQSQKDLLPAYYHSWGFLSMTLGRCQPMFQELLLLLQPLSVLPFDLNLLVEHRLFQHRSLCSETHSPLRPCSALLVTSWPKLQTNRMFDGSFKSHRTTIPHQTSQTVCSSQNIRGTSKSLVLDSIPEYWPKESDLEDGVVKKQNIRENHRHQINMKCTKEEKMEEKDNQNASASDHKDDPAQGGRRWSKLFGASNTFGRAQSRRPSQWLQLDAAQLGLLAQTIKNIKGGAPTRTGH
- the LOC105355280 gene encoding iporin isoform X2, encoding MIGASSLPGNTMIACHFPVGQLPPWQLPTPAVRSSARRPGRVCSAGLARAASLPEQDTINREHAFRGGKRNFSNSYGSLTEDRAEEEGTSDSSGRCDSASSPEEASSHLKKESCVAGGHLRSHNSFLPSTEHDEDDEDGDNLHRYYEDSSFALHGNSNWLLSNGAMNYALSQGDLEGEWNNEGTMLGMGGDQHWLSNHPKQMDPLLAECQCFHMRRTDTSVMSQDNMCCGIQDKCSPERLSNCHTDSSCTSSDGVLVNFCAMYNRSNNPATPQDLGSPAVQTSDGSVLLSLQDVSHSPTEQGQHKHMRDRSPPTDEVHRSKRSPQGVDSNCNLFPQEPDPPGLSSLEVTDLAICLQSQATIAVETNLKYYKLVTCDLSSQSPSPAWSSLTSCPEGQGQNSPFPSPPDHFKDQHNKDKKACDHQVAGTSTDRSLCRSRSDGLQNHSHMPSSSLCLGRCNLHGGKCKAPEEESTQPSMKHQQMNADVTEKGKCSVGDNTENSKKPQRPTSLPIQPFILLPAGQPQSEVHLGCLLEQYMNQKASKPRKSQNFQKFTDERSQCLPNHQLSPTQIRCSIFLEAPSSSDTCSTCTPSPKCFTDKHVGIPTNKLPKSSLDSYQVIIKPQTNQVQENRSKTETNTPINSASCPSNLVKIPTYQDLIDLTSIKSCTGSDPTNSSNYSSSSHTPPTLYLTTDPYQPNVQGFLSPPMAPLQHPQHPAAPPNVSVASLSSLRSLLSLAPSSLLFQQFEDSSELNTGSDQRQQRRCPSELCFSSDSTYDSMSISHLQRRGLLVAVSSAVDLIMAHFSISRDPDEKMRLGNSSYSPTISALVLEHLCPAIQNLLNDGLRNHKLDFIIGQRRNHSWNVVEVSTRIGPSTRVLHSLVCKIKQCSLLTSHCMRLRAFIMGLLNLRALEFWLSHLQSQKDLLPAYYHSWGFLSMTLGRCQPMFQELLLLLQPLSVLPFDLNLLVEHRLFQHRSLCSETHSPLRPCSALLVTSWPKLQTNRMFDGSFKSHRTTIPHQTSQTVCSSQNIRGTSKSLVLDSIPEYWPKESDLEDGVVKKQNIRENHRHQINMKCTKEEKMEEKDNQNASASDHKDDPAQGGRRWSKLFGASNTFGRAQSRRPSQWLQLDAAQLGLLAQTIKNIKGGAPTRTGH
- the LOC101154963 gene encoding liver-expressed antimicrobial peptide 2, coding for MTALQERIIIFSVFLSLICITQVNALPLPDEWSGLILRTKRSLLWRWNSLKPVGASCRDASECGTKYCRKNICSF